Below is a genomic region from Hevea brasiliensis isolate MT/VB/25A 57/8 chromosome 3, ASM3005281v1, whole genome shotgun sequence.
aatgggtttgggagagagtGTAATGTCTggtttttgggtgaggaagagcagatggcttttgtttttctttgtgtcaattatcctctttaataggttaatttaagtggtgcttaattgtgattggtggataggtttttaatgacatcaaatgatgtcattattaggtattttctttcattttcttttcttttcatctctactcattttcaatttaatttttagtaatgtttattcacattttatgtcataataattatttacttaactggacaagtcggccaaaaattacctctgaaggcgaaatgaccaaaatgccctccgtttggcttaacagaccaaaattgtctgtactgattgaaaaatttttctaagcattttcttggcattctaatcccATAAGAAccacaatgacccttctctggagttccaaaaattattttacaatttttcccccgggtgtagggctcctagttgagagaaccgcaacttctcactaggttacccattacttgggcaccggctcatttaacttggttgtattttatttctaaaattttttctaaattttccttactaatatttgagttaattatgattcctcactttagtttaaatatttttccagacgttctagctgtccggacctacatcgatcaccggaacagtagaatgtacagaattgctgtagggagggtgttacatattacaattttagtcataggattaaagccgaatggttaaagtggagacgtgctacaggagttttatgtgatcacaagattcctaataagttgaaaggaaaattttactataTAGCCATACGACTGACCATGTTATATGATAATGAGTGTTGGGAAATGAATAAGCTGTACGTGTCTAAGATGAAAGTTGCGAAGATAAGAATGTCAagatggatgagtggccatactagactagataaagtgcataatgagagtattagagaaaaggtagttgtaacacccctatgttaagCAGTTCTGTACTTTCTACTATTGtggtgactaatgtctattcggacaactagaatgtctgGGACTGTACTTAATTCACATAGAagagccataaataaaattgacaaAGAGCAAATGAAGTTGGATTAAAATAGGAGTAATAAAgtacaattaggttaaatgagcctaggtccCAAGGATGGATGACTTACTCGGGAAGCGACTGCaagttcagttgctaccctaactTCGTGTAGGACCCCATGACATCCTTAGTTAAAGGATAATTGCGAAACTATTGGGAACTACAAAATTatggaaataaaaagggaacaagCACAAATAAGTAAATCAGaacttaaggactcatcgggtgttattaaaagatggactatagcccgatgaggggcattttggtcaattcactcctagagatgacttttgacctaaatgtccattaaattgtgtgagattaaaatattaaaaaaaggaattaaaaataaataagtgtagggaaagaaaagaaaaagaaatgaaaatttctaattttaattccattatgacatcaccatgacctaagcatgatacaattaaaaattttaatttatgaattttagGGATAATTATCAACTTAGAAAgatgaaaaatcaaataaaaaaaaaaaccatcttCTTCCTTAGTCTTGGCCGGCCATTCTCTCTCATAAGCCtccctccatttttatttttcctagcTATTAAACCTTGAATTTCTCCCTAAATTTTCATGATCAAACATTAGAAAATCCTTAATTAAACCTTGAATTGAAGATTTGGAGCAAGAAGAATAAGAAATAGTGAAGGAATTAAAAGATTGGGAAGAGCTCCATTAGCGGTAAGTCACCCTTCTAACTTAATTCATTATATACCTATAGAATTAAGGTTGAACAAGTAGAAATAACAAGAAATATGAAAGAAATCATGTTGTATGGGAAGGTATGATTTTTCGGCTAGCTTGTTAGGGTTAGGGGTTTGATGAGTTTGATCTAAACTAAACATATATTGTGATGTTTTATGATGTGGTATAGATGATTGGTGAAGTGTAATTGCATGGGATTGCATGAATTATGAAGttagggaaattagggttttggtggaGTTAGGGTTTTGCTGTAAGAGGTGCAATTGATGATATTAAAGTTGAATTATAGCCATTTGGTATGTATTGAATGTGGTTTGATGTGAATTGATGAAAGGACTTAATGCATTTATTGTGTGCTGAGCTACTAGAATTCTGGACCCTTGAGTCTAACAGGTTTGAATGAGTATGATGTGAGCTACATagatccaattagtgtgaggccaattggagatgaaatataagacatagaactagaattttcatgaagacacatTGCCCAAAAAATAACCATAAGTTGCCCTAAATGAACCTTGAATCTGGATTGTAATTCTAGATCTGACCAACGATGACCCAATGAACAGTtcttagtaaattaggcataactcacactaggaaactccaattgacttgattcttgaaccaatggagaTCTGAGACAAAGGAGAACTGTAACtctctcactttagctagtccgtacattctactattccagtgattaatgtctgtctggacagccaaAATgtatggaactatatttaaactagagtgaagagtcataaataaaccaaataatgatatgaaaaattaaggaaaaattttagaaatggaatgcaataaggttaaatgagccgtagctccGCTGATGGGTAACCTTAATGTGAAGTAGCTGTGAAGGCAATTGCTGACCCTAAACCCATGGggaaaccctatgaaataatttttgggactctagtgaagagttattgagtcttagatgacaatagaatgccaagaaaatgctaagaaaattttataaatcagtacacacaattttagcttaataagcaaaacgaagggcatttttgtcatttcgccttcaaagatgatttttgaccacttGTCCCTTTAATTAAGTgagttatatgacataaaatatgaataaatattgatgaaaatttaattaaaaatgagtataaaagagagaaaaagaaaatgaaattaaaactcaATTATCACATAAGCATGATGTATGGATGATGCAATAAAAAACCTCTTAgccaattaaaatttaacaagcgcacataaacatcattaaaaatgataaaaagagGTCAAAATTAAGAGAAGCCATTAGCTCCTTCTTCTTCCTTAAGTGGCCGAATTCACTCTCTCTCTTCCCTCCATTGTTACTCTTATATCTACCTTGCATAACCTTGGTTTCTCACTATATTTTCCCTAATCAAGTTCATTAAAACTTCATATCTAACCTAGCGAAGGtgcttgggagcaaaaagaaaggggAAAATAGAAGAGTTGGAGTTTTCTAAAATTAgctcaattgaggttagtgtcaatttcttcctctctctctctctctctctctctctaatttcTTTGTTAGGACCATGAATTGAGTTAAGAATTGttgaaatttaaacaaaatatgcATGTTTGGACCTCCCttaattttcggcagccatgaattgAAGATGGTCTTGAAGAATTTTAATGGAATTGAAATGGTGTAGTGATGGTTTATAATGAGTATACAAGTTTTAGAACTTTGATTTGTATGTGTGGAGCAAAATTAGAaactttggaaattagggtttgagcaaaattagggttttgttgaatTGATGGTGAAgtggtgttctaatggtcaattagtgaccatttgataaagTTTGACCTTAAAATGAAAGCAATTGTGGCATTGAATTGGGAATTAGAGATGCTGCCCTCTTGTGCCAGAAATTCTAAACTTGAGTCTAgtgggtttgggtagccataacttagCTTGTGTAGCTATAGTTGGTATAAagctaattgaaggtgaaactaggcacataatgccacattttttatgaagagaccctacccagaaaaccaacttaagatgacctaaaatttgtctaAATTCGAGTAtcccaattctggacctggaaaatgactaaataaacagtgtttgttcatatgGCCATGACATTGTGtaaagaggtccaaatgacctgagttttgaacccatggaaagcttagacaatgtagaacaactATCATGAAGGacaaaacccaaattctgaccataatctattcgaattgctagccaaatttaggacacaaaaactgccataatcaaatctgcccagaaaatctgggaatggaccaatctggctagttatggtaaaaatgctataacttgagctaaaaaactccaaatggagtgattcaaaaaggaaatcaaAGAAGAAATATtagggaacaactttgatgaagaaagtttagccaaatttccactgtagattggtctaatggaatagtaaacctaagtgaccaaatctgaatttttggaaTTACTTCTAATGAGATTTGAATTGAAATtgacaactaataccaacaaatgtaaaatccagaatgtggtattttggtggaattagaacttgcatacttattaattatgaaaaagtcaacaattttgcatgaatagtaaggtaaataataaccaccaaacttcaaatgcaaagaattaacCAATTAACTAAGTTAACATgctctagtatgcctagaatgattggtttggataggttcgcatgccaatagggttccgatagcagtactgaataaggcttcatgccatttcttgATTTATGACAtatagtgccattttgtgatattatggcttttggccattttgatactCTTGATATACTAGGCCTTGTGCCAGATGATTATcatggcttgttagccattctgttgcacacttggcagacactatgtggccgatggtgtgacggcctgaggtacttggtacccagtgctagtttacccatttatccagtctagtcaactaatataggttacttgggcaaccaaaataagtcttaatatcttataaccaaataatgaaccaaaaaaagtactaaattaataatattatactcaacttaactcaactcaactcaactaagcttttatcctaagaatttggggtcagctatatggattctctttctccattctaattGATTTTGGGTTAGATCATCGAAAATgtgtaaattaataatattatgaatATTTACTCAAAAATTAGTCTGCATAAAATAGTACTATAGTTttcgcatatttaattattttatttatttttattttatattggcaccactaagctgtattgctttgCTCATCACTTTTGTCGCGTATAGGTACTAGTGATATAGATAGAGAACCCATCAAACCTTAGACTGGGTGATAGTCTAGATCTGCATTGAGCCGGTGTCACCTTCActgcagtgcattttggtaggaccACTAGGCTTCAtcaaatattttgcattttgtattttatagctAGAcatcattttgtcttgtaatttaTGAATCTATATAATTATTGTAATCTacgtaaattaataaaattgaatATTTTGCCATTAAGGAgaacattatttttatttgttatatatgaatgaaAATTGCGATTTTGAGATAAATGATCTGAAATATTaggattatgaaaaatttatgcctTTGAGATTATATTGTTGAAAAATTTAACAGGTGAGAAATTGTCAAAATTACTAATAAATTAGtggaaactccatcagtttctcagacaaaataattagatttaaatttaataaaataaaatgtgataatTAGGAATGTAATAAGATAAATTAAGGCActccagcaccgagtgtgacatactttgctcggctacactgtagacagctaaggagtgtcacatttagtggtatcagagcgtagtttaggcgtttctaggtttAGATAGAGTCTATACCATGTATTGCATTTCTAAAAGTTGAGGTGGGATTAATGCATATCCATTTGTTTTTTGttgttttgattaggatatggatctgaCTTCACAGAGAGCAGTAGATGAAAAGTTGGAGAGTCATGCTCGACCCATGGCAGAAGCTGGAGGTAGGGGGGAACCTGCTCTACCAGTGCTAGAGTTGCCTACACAGCCTCAATAGGCCATGTTTGAACAAATGGCTGCTTTCTTCAGGGAGATGACTAGGGCtataccacaaccacagccacaacctccaccaccaccacagaagtcccatctggagaagttaaggaaatatggggctatggACTTTCTGGGAAAGAAGGAAGATTATCCTCCAACAGCCAAAAACTGGCTAGACAGAACAGAATGGGTACTGAAACAACTTCAcggcaccccagagcagaacctagagggtgCTGTATCCCTATTCCAGGACgatgcctatcaatggtgggacacagtatttaGGGAGGTGCAACTTGACcaaatcacctgggatttcttcctcacggAGTTCCGAAAGAAGTATGTTAGTAATGCGTATCTGGAAGAGAGGAGAAGAGAATTCATgagtctgaggcagagacagttatcagtggcagaatatgagagagaatgTATCAGACTGAGTCggtatggaagggaaatagtacCCATAGAGGTTGAGAGGTGCAGAAGAGTCgaagaagggctaaatgacaatattaaattGCTTATTATTGCATTGACGATTACGGACTTTGCTCAGTTGGTTGAAGCTGCACTAAAAGTAGAAAGGGTCAGAATTAATGAGTAGAGCAAAAGGGATAGACAGTAGAAGAGAGGTCCAGGTTAAACCAGTTCATCCTCTGCACCCAGTAAGAAGTTTAGAGGTCCTCCTACTCAGGGTTCTATTCAGACACCAGATCAGGGCCAGTCTCAGAGGCCCAGATCTCAGTTCACATTGAGGAAAGgccaatccacaccatcagtgggcagttcTCTAGGGATAGTgtataggggaccagccccagcagtcTCTTCAGCCTGTCCACACTGCCATAAGTGGCACAAGGTTGAATGTAGGCGAGATACTGGGGGTTGCTTCCAGTGTGGGTCTACTGAGCACCAAATCAGAGATTGCCCAAGGaggactgctacagctgctccaatacAAGCTGACAAACCTGCCTCTAtagctcaaaggggtagaaggccggataaatctgaggcagttggaACTTCACAGAGGCCAGCATCAGAGTCAGTTGAGAGTCCAGAAACCAGGGCACCAACAAAGGCATATGCTATGagggctcaagaggagcaagatgaccTAGATGTCATCAAGGAGATGTTCTCTCTCCATGACATACTTGtttatgcattggtggatccaggatctacacattcatatatttgtattgagttacccgtagagaggggatgtaacaccctcactatagcaatttcatacattctactgttccggtgaccagtgtcggttcgaatagctagaacgtctggaaaaatatttagactagagtaagagtcataaataactcaaataatactaagaaaaatttaggaaaaattttaaaaataaaaaacaaccaagttaaatgagccagtgccctagcgatgggtaacctagtgggaagttgctgtcttcacagctagtaaccctaaacccgagggaaatcccgtgaaataatttttgggactccagagaagagtcattgaggtttctatggcattagaatgccaagaaaaggcttagaaaaaattttcgatcggtacagacgattttggctcaataagccaaacggagggcattttggtcatttcgtcttcggagatgatttttgaccaacttgtccagttaagtaaataattattatgacataaaatatgaataaatatagctaaaaattaaattgaaaatgagtaaaaaagaaaagaaaagaaaatgaattaaaattacaattttgacctcatggtTATGTCATTAAAGaatttccacccaatcaccacttgacaaataAATTAACGGGataaatatgatataaaataggACAAAAATAAAACACATTTCAGCAATTTTCTTCCTCATTTTCAGCTGAAACTCATCCCTCTCTCCCAtccaccatttttcttttctttagctcAATTTCTTGTTGAGTTGCATATGGTGGAAGTTGAATTATAAAGTCTTATGCATGAAGTGAGGTattgaaagttagggttttgagctataatagggtttggccatattgatggtaaattgaagttctaatggtcaattagtgaccatttggctgagtataatgaggatttgaagtgaattgtgccaagGGAATTGAGGTTAAGTATGCTATCCAATGTGCCctgtaggtctggatgtgagtccagcacgtttgggtagctataacttgagttgtgtaggttcaattggtgcaaggctaattggacatgaatttACACACATAATGACGCAACTTTGATGaataaaccttgcccagaaaacaaacttaggatgacataaaaattggccaaatctgggtaaccaattctagacctggtaaaagtgatcaaatgaacagtgtttgttcatttggccataactcagagtaggaatattcaattgacctgaattttatatcaatacttagacaatttagaacaactttcatgaagaatagaactCCAAATTTTGATTAGAACTTAATGGAATTATCCACCAAAGTCaagataccaaatctggcagaaccaggattgcccagaaattctgggtacagattaattcggccagttatggtaaaatgtccataacttgagctagaaaactccaaatggagtgattcaaaaaggaaattaaagaagacacataaaggaacaactttgatacaGAAcaatttgccaaattctcactgtagcttagaccaatggaacagtaaacttaaggtatgaaatttgaaaattttgaatagcataaaataagctttgaaatggtattggaaatcaatgccaacaaaaataaaatgtaaaatgtggtatattgttgAACTTAGGCTTAAGAATTCTATTATGAATCAAAAAGTCAATCTTTGAaatggaaatggtcaaatgaatagtaaccactaaattatgtaAAGTAGAAAAATAAACTATAAGAATCATTGTAGTTGTTAATGtaggatgtggtaggtaaattgtgaatagtgaagttgagtgaccccaatgatataggaaagggtataataaattaaaaagctattgtaatggttaagatatagataatgtaaatagttgatttaaatttttgaatttgagtgaccctaaaacatagaagaatgttttaagtacaatggttcatgagaaccattgatgataattgtgatcatatgaattatcaaatgaatgtataaattatggaatttgtcatgaaataatgaagtcataaaacaaaatatattaacatttaatggtactatatgcccatgtattgcctagacacgtgtgtcagattggatagattggcatgctaataggttattgttttagcagtactgcgtaaggctttatgcctatattcatcgctttatgcccacactcatggcttttatgcctgattatatgttattatggcttttagccatattgatatattatcatggctttttagccatactgactgcatacgtggttgacgttccgcatcccatggtatgacggcccgaggtaccgcggtgtctagtgccaacgacccgttatccagtttagttagcctgtcataggttacttgggcagtgaaatttattaaaataagttaagaacgttggcaactgaaaatattagcaattaaataaataagaatatttaaaataaattagattagttatttagcagaaagaattgaaataaattggaacgatattaaaatttaattattatgaaagaattgagcactTTTGAGGAGGAATAagttagaacaaaagatagttaatactagaagtattatatgaaattagattaaattccagagtatccaaattttaatccatttcttttttttttattgtatattattttcttgttatattattgtaccactaagcagcaatgcttagcgtgatggatttgtttctttgcgcaggtactaaaggtaaagcccagcgaatactaaacagagattttggagttttgatctgcagagtgttcaaggttgtcaccttcttagtaatgcatgtagatagggcccatataggtcataatttgtatgttgtataaaatgcttagttatagtattgtaatgtaaattatgaaaatgtaattaataggtatgtgatgtaaattaataaatcagttaattcatatgtgattaaattgtatatcatgtaaattaatgaagattgaaaattttcatatatgagttgagcatgaatgggaatgtatccaattggatatgaatgaaattgtatggatttgaatacgtaattgaaatatatagatgatgcatgaaatgatgagatttttattttaaaatattattgaaattttcaaacaggtaaatagtgaaacatgtcaaacgataataaaataggggaaactccgttagtttctccatcgaaaaataattgatattaaaatataacaacttgaaaatgattaaaggaataaagtaagataagatagggtgctccggcaccgagtgtgacatgtcttactcggctacactgtagtcgggtaaggggtgttataggggaattcaagtagaggaaagtgaccaagatattttagtcactaacccactaggccacagtgtggtggtaaATAAAGTgtgtaaaggttgcccgttgaggattcaggggtgtgAGTTcttagcagacctaattgaattgcccttccatgagtttgatgtcatCCTTGGAATGGATTGGCTATCACATCATTAAGCAATTATTGATTGTAG
It encodes:
- the LOC110659178 gene encoding uncharacterized protein LOC110659178, producing the protein MDFLGKKEDYPPTAKNWLDRTEWVLKQLHGTPEQNLEGAVSLFQDDAYQWWDTVFREVQLDQITWDFFLTEFRKKYVSNAYLEERRREFMSLRQRQLSVAEYERECIRLSRYGREIVPIEVERCRRVEEGLNDNIKLLIIALTITDFAQLVEAALKVERGSIQTPDQGQSQRPRSQFTLRKGQSTPSVGSSLGIVYRGPAPAVSSACPHCHKWHKVECRRDTGGCFQCGSTEHQIRDCPRRTATAAPIQADKPASIAQRGRRPDKSEAVGTSQRPASESVESPETRAPTKAYAMRAQEEQDDLDVIKEMFSLHDILVYALIEKDYTENS